In the genome of Calothrix sp. PCC 6303, the window AAAGAAGAAAATTTCCGCCACTTGTACCCGACTTTTTGATTGAATTACGTTCCCAAACAGATCGACTGGCAACAATTCAAGAGAAAATGCAAGAATATATTAAAAATGGCTTAGGTTTGGGTTGGCTGATTAATCCTCAAGACAATCAAGTGGAAATTTATCGACTTTTTCAAGCTGTGGAAGTTGTGCAAATACCAACTATTATTTCTGGAGAAGATGTCTTACCAGGATTTGAGTTAAAATTCCCAAATTAGATGAATAAATCCTCTCTTCACTATATATATTTAACCGGAATAATTCTAGTTGCTGCAATTTTAAGGTTTTTAAATCTGGAACTCAAACCGCTGTGGATGGATGAAGTAATTACATCTATTTTTAGTTTGGGGAATAGCTATCGAGATTTACCGTTAGATTTCGTTTTCCCGTTGGTGAAATTGCCAGAGATTTTCACCTATCAACCAGAAACCACTTGTCTGCAAATTGCCGAAAATCTTGCTTCCCAATCTACCCATCCAGCTTTATTTTTTTGTGCAATGCATGGGTGGTTAGGGTGGTTAAATCCTTTAGGGGCAAGCTGGATATTCAACATGCGATCGCTTCCGGCAATTTTGGGTATCTGTACCGTTCCTGTTGTATATTACCTCAATCGGATCGCTTTTAATCCCCAAGCGGGAATTATTGCAGCTGCTTTGATGGCAGTATCACCTTTTGCGGTGTATCTGTCTCAGGAAGCGCGACATTACACGCTGCCAATGCTTTTGATCTGTTATGCTATCGCATTCTTGCTCAAACTACAGCATAACATCTTGCGGCAAGGTAAAATCCAAATTGGAACTTGGTTCACTTGGGTAATTATCAACATTCTCGGTTTATATGTCCATTATTTTTTCATCCTGGCTTTTATTTCCCAAGTTGCCACTTTAATTATTTTCATTTTTTGGCAAAGGAAAAGTATTTATCATCTCCAAAAATATATTTTATTCTTAATCGGCTCAGTTTCCCTAGTTATTCTGGCATTTATTCCCTGGATGACAATTCTCCTCACCCATTCTCGTCGCACTGAAACCGATTGGTTACGCACTCCAGAAAATATTGCCCCTGTTTATCAAACTTTAATTAGTTGGATTTTAATGGTAGTTTCTTTCCCTGTAGAGAATCAACCTTTATTTATCAAAGTAATTTCTGGTGTTTTGATGCTGTTATTTAGTATTTGGGTAGGTTTTCAGTTTTTTTCAGGTTTGAAGTTACTCTTAATTAACCCTCAAACTAAATTCCCGGCATTTACCTTACTAATTTTTACTTTAGGAGTTTTATTAGAATTTTTCATCATTATCTATACATTCCAAAAAGACATTACCATTGTTCCTCGCTACAGCTTTGTCTATTATTCCAGCTTCTGTGCTTTAATTGCTGGCAGCTTATTAATTAAACATCAAAAAAAATACTTTCCCTGGGTAATTATTTTAGTTGGGTTAATTAGTTGTCTTTGCGTAGTTTCAAATCTGAGTTTTCAAAAACCATTCGATCCTAGCTTCATTGCTACAAAAATCTCCCAAGAACCTGAAAAACCCCATCTTTTAGTTGTGAGTTATCGAGATTATCAAGATGTTGCTTTAGGATTGAGTTTCGCTGTGAGTTGGAAAGAAATAACAGAAAAAAAAGTAAATAGATCCTTTATAGATGTACCAAAAAACATGTTATTTATCTCTCAAAATCCAGATTTTCAAGTAGTTTGGCAAAAACTAGCAGCTTTACCCGAATTTTCAACTACCAAACTCAACTTTTGGATAGTGGGTTCAGGATTAAGACAACGGGATTTCCCTGCTAAAATTAAATTTGCCCAAACCCAAACCTGTTTCCAAGACAATCAACAATATTATCGTCGCGGTGTTCCTTTACAACTCTATCGTTGCGATATTCCCGAATTAGCGCAAAAGCTATAAACCCCGTAGAAAAAAGACATGTCGCGTCTGTATATATTATTCTATATCTAAACACATTCTCAAATTATGACCAAGCAAAAAGCTATATTACCTCCATCAATTATTTTAGATCCATTAATTCAATCTTGGTTATTAGAAGATATTGGTAGAGGTGACAGAACAACACAATCTTTACTATCAGCAAACTCCATCCCAAAGAAAGCAGAATGGATTGCCAAAGCACCAGGAGTAATTGCAGGTTTACCAATTGCAGCACGGGTATTTTACCTATTAAATAACCAAGTCACCTTTGCCCCACTCATTGCCGAAGGAGAAAATTGTCAACCTGGACAAATAATTGCCGAAATAGAAGGATCTTTGGATGCTTTGTTGATGGGGGAAAGAGTAGCGCTAAATTTAGTTATGGGTTTGAGTGGAATTTCTAGCTTGACTCAAAAATATGTAGAAAAAATCACCGATTTACCAGCCAAATTAGTAGATACCAGGAAAACTACACCAGGATTAAGGATATTAGAGAAATATGCAACCCAATTAGGAGGTGCCATTAATCACCGCATGGGATTAGACGATGCAGTGATGCTCAAAGATAATCATATTACAGCCGTAGGGGGAATAGGTGCCGCTATAGGGAAAGTGCGATCGCATATCCCGTATCCTTTAACTATAGAGGTGGAAACTGAATCTTTGGAACAGGTTCAAGAAGCTTTGGAACACCAAGCTGATATTATTATGCTGGATAATATGTCTGCCGCAATGATGGAAGTCGCTGTAAAAACCATTCGTGCAGCAAATAATCGGGTGAAAATCGAAGCTTCCGGAAACGTGACTTTGGAAACTATTCGCACTGTCGCCGAAACTGGTGTAGATTATATTTCTAGTAGCGCTCCCATTACACAATCTAAATGGTTAGATTTGAGTATGAAAATTCGCTAGGAACTCCAAGAAACCTGGTTCCCTGTGCAAACAAATCAACCCGCAACAACCTTATCTCCTAATGTCACCACAGAAATTAGGTTTTTCATGACTTCTCGTCTTCGAGAGAAACCCGGTTTTCATCATCAAATTCAAAATAGTGATGCTGAGTGATGGAAAAACCGGGTTTCTGAAATCTCTAACCAAGCAAAGGTGGTAACATTTGCTGAATCTGAATCTGGAAATTGGGAAATGCTAAAGGTGAAACTATCCCATCTGCATCTAAAACTATTTGATTTTGATAACCTTGGGAAGTTGGTTCTCGAAACACATATAATTGTCGTTTCACCACATCCAAAACCCAATAGTCAGAAATTCCGGCTTCTGAATAAGCTTTACCCTTGGTTTCACAATCAAACTTCAAGCTACTATCGGCAACTTCAATAATTAAATAGACTTCGCTGGGTGTAGGATGGTGATCTGCATAATCTAAAGGGTCGATTTTCACAACTGATATATCAGGCTCAGGTTCTGATTTATCATTTAAAGTAATTGGATCTTGAGATGAAATAGATGCAAAATCTCCCAAACACTTTTCTAGCAACTTATAAGTTCTTCTCACTGCTGAACTATGTGCTGTTCCCTTCGCACTCATCCAAATAATTTTCCCTTCCAAAAGTTCCACCCGTTCACCATCTTCCAGAATACCAGCCTCAGCCATGCGATGGTATTCTGCCACCGTCCACAAACGTAGATTTAGGTTTTTTTCTGTAGTTTGCATGGGTTTCAACTTGCTTCATTGCTGACCATTTTAACATTCCAGATCCCCTACTTCTCCAAGAAGTCGGGGATCTATATTGATTCATTTAGCTGTAAAATAATCTACATATACCCTGATTACCAATGTCAATAGCTATAGATTTCGGTACTAGTAATACAGTTGTTGCCCGTTGGAATCCCGTTACTCAACAGGCAGAAACTTTGACTTTACCGGGTTTATCATTGCAACAAAGTTTAAATCCACCGCTGATACCCAGTTTGGTGTATGTTGAAGACGCAGCACAGGGTAAAATTATCCTCGGACAGCAAGTACGCGATCGCGGTTTGGATTTAGCCTCGGAAAATCGTTTCTTTCGCAGCTTTAAACGGGGAATCGGTGCCAATATCCAGGGGTTTTTACCAGAATTAGATGGGGAAACCGTCAGCTTTGAGAT includes:
- a CDS encoding glycosyltransferase family 39 protein → MNKSSLHYIYLTGIILVAAILRFLNLELKPLWMDEVITSIFSLGNSYRDLPLDFVFPLVKLPEIFTYQPETTCLQIAENLASQSTHPALFFCAMHGWLGWLNPLGASWIFNMRSLPAILGICTVPVVYYLNRIAFNPQAGIIAAALMAVSPFAVYLSQEARHYTLPMLLICYAIAFLLKLQHNILRQGKIQIGTWFTWVIINILGLYVHYFFILAFISQVATLIIFIFWQRKSIYHLQKYILFLIGSVSLVILAFIPWMTILLTHSRRTETDWLRTPENIAPVYQTLISWILMVVSFPVENQPLFIKVISGVLMLLFSIWVGFQFFSGLKLLLINPQTKFPAFTLLIFTLGVLLEFFIIIYTFQKDITIVPRYSFVYYSSFCALIAGSLLIKHQKKYFPWVIILVGLISCLCVVSNLSFQKPFDPSFIATKISQEPEKPHLLVVSYRDYQDVALGLSFAVSWKEITEKKVNRSFIDVPKNMLFISQNPDFQVVWQKLAALPEFSTTKLNFWIVGSGLRQRDFPAKIKFAQTQTCFQDNQQYYRRGVPLQLYRCDIPELAQKL
- the nadC gene encoding carboxylating nicotinate-nucleotide diphosphorylase: MTKQKAILPPSIILDPLIQSWLLEDIGRGDRTTQSLLSANSIPKKAEWIAKAPGVIAGLPIAARVFYLLNNQVTFAPLIAEGENCQPGQIIAEIEGSLDALLMGERVALNLVMGLSGISSLTQKYVEKITDLPAKLVDTRKTTPGLRILEKYATQLGGAINHRMGLDDAVMLKDNHITAVGGIGAAIGKVRSHIPYPLTIEVETESLEQVQEALEHQADIIMLDNMSAAMMEVAVKTIRAANNRVKIEASGNVTLETIRTVAETGVDYISSSAPITQSKWLDLSMKIR
- a CDS encoding Uma2 family endonuclease, producing MQTTEKNLNLRLWTVAEYHRMAEAGILEDGERVELLEGKIIWMSAKGTAHSSAVRRTYKLLEKCLGDFASISSQDPITLNDKSEPEPDISVVKIDPLDYADHHPTPSEVYLIIEVADSSLKFDCETKGKAYSEAGISDYWVLDVVKRQLYVFREPTSQGYQNQIVLDADGIVSPLAFPNFQIQIQQMLPPLLG